The proteins below come from a single Garra rufa chromosome 3, GarRuf1.0, whole genome shotgun sequence genomic window:
- the LOC141331750 gene encoding uncharacterized protein: protein MEVSVCWSPSQGLASSELLRMRTGAALMAESVRSPFDYREPPTLDSDGDGSKPPPPRGRVCGRKRKGTPVKVCDRAAYVTEDEEESLSEHSYSPGDDQYAEGAEDRLPPPGSPYYLTDPQLCVPELSEEGTSGVRGPVLFHPPPNCRIREVHCGSQVRLVVIAIRDIAKGEEITVDYSLTDWGENMGFHTSVSPRGFECGFNPESNIKKEEDPGSLPLSLTVSDYLTPSWSLSPSSSPMSHSEASDSDREEDEEEEDDDDDDDDEEDLEDLRGRMMRRRKKRKTSVTVKKKAPPRTQPRPLSFTCPAPSSPSPFQQPLAPPTTNINNNININIGANGTLSRRQHCPYCGRHFRSLARHLEKHHDHQPEVRAAMELSHVPAHTAGAASHPFASPAQPSSSLGTSLFSREPNALSSGSKSGSVSFSLSLSPPPVANTSKKSSLTSPKKGAALAAKKSPAVTPNPPARRGRPPKKEKAQQQKKQEEVERTKEEPPPTPGKQEEKEENEEEEEETDMREDGSTEEKNGEMASSQRSHMPPLLSALSTLVLYLRRQQHSSFLSLSRASPSAEAWRLLCHSSLALLILYNRHRECEVAKLTIQDYRTRAAPSSTSSCPLDSSLSPFERAVLDHLPRVGVLGKRGRVQPLILPPHSEACLDLLLKTSADVGVDPESPYVFSRPYHSPATPLRGTDLLRSLARTSGAKNPTTLTAPRARRQVAILTQLLLLEEGERTPGAAAKRLEDFLQREYHVTQSCARIVQDPALMNRVGRVVLYGEREGVLFRGMSLQHICLELDVMSGNSADSFSDDSDGEASKSKDKADAGKKEVSGNRAPRTKKSNGPHLSASTSSSSAAHKRRSAQVKSGKRGVLKRPWSEAERVAVETHLKRNIMELRVPAKADCERCLQLCPLLVSNQRDWRAIKFYCHNRIQLLKKQGRRDGNTTAAAVC, encoded by the exons atgGAGG TCAGTGTCTGTTGGAGCCCATCTCAGGGCCTGGCCAGCTCGGAGCTGCTGCGCATGCGCACCGGAGCAGCGCTAATGGCGGAGAGCGTGCGGTCGCCGTTCGATTACCGGGAGCCCCCGACCCTCGACAGCGACGGGGATGGCAGCAAGCCGCCGCCACCGCGAGG GCGTGTGTGCGGCAGGAAGAGGAAGGGGACGCCGGTGAAGGTGTGTGACAGAGCGGCGTATGTGACGGAGGATGAGGAGGAGAGTCTGTCTGAACACAGTTATAGCCCAG GGGATGACCAGTATGCAGAGGGAGCTGAAGACCGGCTTCCTCCACCGGGCAGCCCGTACTACCTCACCGACCCACAGCTCTG TGTGCCTGAGCTGTCTGAAGAGGGCACTAGCGGCGTCCGCGGCCCTGTTCTGTTCCACCCACCTCCCAACTGCAGGATTAGAGAGGTGCATTGTGGGAGTCAGGTCCGGCTCGTCGTCATAGCCATTCGAGACATTGCCAAAGGCGAGGAGATCACGGTGGACTACAGTCTGACCGACTGGGGAGAAAATATG GGCTTTCATACTTCGGTGTCCCCACGTGGGTTTGAATGTGGATTCAACCCAGAGAGCAACATCAAGAAG GAGGAGGATCCAGGATCACTCCCTCTGTCTCTCACCGTTTCTGACTACCTCACTCCGTCTTGGTCGCTGTCGCCCTCCTCCTCACCGATGTCTCACTCGGAAGCCAGCGACTCAGACCGAGAGGAGGACGAAGAGGAGGAAGACGACGACGATGATGACGACGACGAAGAGGACCTGGAGGATCTGCGGGGCCGCATGATGAGACGCCGCAAGAAACGGAAAACCTCGGTGACGGTCAAGAAGAAGGCCCCGCCCAGAACCCAGCCCCGCCCCCTGTCCTTCACATGCCCCGCCCCCTCCTCTCCATCACCCTTCCAGCAGCCTCTAGCCCCGCCCACAACAAACATAAACAACAATATAAACATAAACATCGGCGCGAACGGCACGCTCTCCCGCCGGCAGCACTGTCCGTACTGCGGCCGACACTTCCGCTCGCTCGCACGCCACCTGGAGAAACACCACGACCATCAGCCCGAGGTCAGAGCCGCCATGGAGCTGTCGCACGTCCCCGCTCACACCGCCGGCGCCGCCTCGCACCCGTTCGCTTCTCCCGCTCAGCCCTCGTCCTCCCTGGGAACGTCCCTGTTTTCCCGCGAACCAAACGCTTTGTCTTCAGGTTCAAAATCTGGAAGCGTCTCTTTCTCGCTCTCGCTGTCTCCGCCTCCCGTCGCCAATACCTCAAAGAAGAGCTCGTTGACGTCGCCTAAGAAGGGAGCAGCGCTCGCCGCTAAAAAGAGCCCGGCGGTCACGCCCAATCCTCCCGCCAGACGAGGACGGCCGCCGAAGAAagagaaagcacagcagcagaagaagcaggaggaggtggagcgAACGAAAGAGGAGCCGCCTCCCACGCCTGGGAAACAGGAGGAAAAGGAGGAGaatgaagaagaggaggaggagactGATATGAGAGAAGACGGAAGCACAGAGGAGAAGAACGGCGAAATGGCGAG CTCTCAGCGCTCTCACATGCCTCCTCTGCTGTCGGCGCTCTCAACGCTGGTCCTGTACCTCCGCCGGCAGCAGCACTCGTCCTTCCTGTCTCTGTCCCGCGCTTCGCCGTCAGCCGAGGCCTGGCGTCTCCTCTGCCACTCCAGTCTGGCTCTCCTGATCCTCTACAACCGGCACCGCGAGTGCGAGGTGGCCAAACTCACCATTCAGGACTACCGTACCCGCGCCGCACCCTCCTCTACCTCCTCCTGCCCGCTCGACTCCTCGCTCTCCCCGTTCGAGCGCGCCGTTCTCGATCACCTGCCGCGTGTGGGTGTCCTGGGCAAACGCGGCCGCGTCCAGCCGCTCATCCTCCCTCCGCATTCAGAAGCGTGTCTGGATCTCCTCCTGAAGACGTCTGCAGACGTGGGCGTGGATCCCGAGAGTCCGTACGTGTTCTCCCGGCCGTATCACTCCCCGGCCACGCCGCTGCGCGGGACCGACCTGCTCCGGAGCCTGGCGCGCACTAGCGGCGCTAAAAACCCCACGACGCTCACCGCGCCCCGCGCACGACGACAGGTGGCCATCCTGACCCAGCTGCTGCTCCTGGAGGAGGGCGAACGGACGCCGGGTGCAGCTGCCAAACGACTGGAGGATTTCCTGCAGAGGGAGTATCACGTGACTCAGAGCTGCGCTCGGATCGTCCAGGACCCGGCTCTGATGAACCGCGTGGGGAGGGTCGTGCTCTACGGAGAGAGAGAAGGAGTGCTGTTCAGAGGAATGAGCCTGCAGCACATCTGCCTCGAGCTGGACG TGATGTCGGGGAACTCTGCCGACTCTTTCTCGGACGACTCTGACGGAGAGGCCAGTAAGAGTAAAGACAAAGCTGACGCTGGAAAGAAGGAAGTGTCCGGTAATCGAGCGCCACGGACGAAGAAGAGCAACGGTCCTCATCTGTCAGCGTCCACAAGCTCATCTTCAGCGGCACACAAGAGACGCAGCGCTCAGGTCAAATCAG GGAAGCGTGGCGTCCTGAAGCGTCCGTGGTCGGAGGCGGAGCGTGTGGCGGTGGAGACGCACCTGAAGCGTAACATCATGGAGCTGCGTGTTCCTGCTAAAGCCGACTGTGAGCGATGCCTGCAGCTCTGCCCTCTATTGGTCAGCAACCAGCGCGACTGGAGGGCCATCAAGTTCTACTGCCACAACCGCATTCAGTTACTCAAGAAACAGGGACGCCGAGACGGGAACACGACCGCCGCCGCTGTCTGCTAa